In Amycolatopsis jiangsuensis, the following proteins share a genomic window:
- a CDS encoding CTP synthase, with protein MGLQSRATKFVFVTGGVASSLGKGLTASSLGQLLTSRGLRVTMQKLDPYLNVDPGTMNPFQHGEVFVTDDGAETDLDIGHYERFLDRDLDGKANVTTGQVYSEVIAKERRGEYLGDTVQVIPHITDEIKKRITAAAEPDEHGSTPDVVITEVGGTVGDIESLPFLESIRQVRHDVGRDHCFFLHVSLVPYLAPSGELKTKPTQHSVAALRNIGIQPDALVCRADREIPEDLKRKIGLMCDVDSEAVIACPDARSIYDIPKVLHGEALDAYVVRRLGLPFRDVDWTVWGDLLDRVHNPAEVVRVAVVGKYIDLPDAYLSVTEALRAGGFAHRAKVEIKWVASDDAQTASGAASVLSDVDGVLIPGGFGIRGIEGKVGAIEYARTRGVPVLGLCLGLQCMVIESARHLAGIEDANSAEFEESTRHPVISTMADQRDVVAGERDMGGTMRLGAYPAKLKAGSQVARAYGSTEVSERHRHRYEVNNAYREQLSEAGLVFSGTSPDERLVEFVELPADVHPFFVGTQAHPELKSRPTRPHPLFGAFVKAVVDRKVAERLPVTLTEPPVAAR; from the coding sequence GTGGGACTTCAGTCGCGGGCTACCAAGTTTGTCTTTGTCACCGGAGGCGTCGCCTCCTCTCTGGGTAAGGGGCTGACGGCGTCCAGCCTCGGTCAGTTGCTCACCTCGCGCGGGCTTCGCGTCACGATGCAGAAGCTCGATCCGTACCTCAACGTCGACCCCGGGACGATGAACCCGTTCCAGCACGGTGAGGTCTTCGTCACCGACGACGGCGCGGAGACCGATCTCGACATCGGGCACTACGAGCGCTTCCTCGACCGCGATCTGGACGGCAAGGCCAACGTGACCACCGGCCAGGTGTACTCGGAGGTCATCGCCAAGGAACGGCGCGGCGAGTACCTCGGCGACACGGTGCAGGTCATTCCGCACATCACTGACGAGATCAAGAAGCGGATCACCGCGGCGGCCGAGCCGGACGAGCACGGCAGCACGCCGGACGTGGTGATCACCGAGGTCGGCGGCACGGTCGGCGACATCGAGTCGCTGCCGTTCCTCGAGTCGATCCGGCAGGTGCGCCACGACGTGGGCCGCGACCACTGCTTCTTCCTGCACGTGTCGCTGGTGCCCTACCTCGCCCCCTCGGGTGAGCTCAAGACCAAGCCGACCCAGCATTCGGTGGCCGCGCTGCGCAACATCGGCATCCAGCCCGACGCGCTGGTCTGCCGGGCCGACCGCGAGATCCCGGAGGACCTCAAGCGCAAGATCGGCCTGATGTGCGACGTGGACTCCGAGGCGGTCATCGCCTGCCCGGACGCGCGGTCGATCTACGACATCCCGAAGGTGCTGCACGGCGAGGCGCTGGACGCCTACGTGGTGCGGCGGCTCGGGCTGCCCTTCCGCGACGTCGACTGGACGGTGTGGGGCGACCTGCTCGACCGCGTGCACAACCCGGCCGAGGTCGTGCGGGTCGCCGTGGTGGGCAAGTACATCGATCTGCCCGACGCCTACCTGTCGGTCACCGAGGCGCTGCGTGCCGGCGGGTTCGCGCACCGGGCCAAGGTGGAGATCAAGTGGGTGGCTTCCGACGACGCGCAGACCGCGTCCGGCGCGGCCTCCGTGCTGTCCGATGTGGACGGTGTGCTGATCCCCGGCGGGTTCGGTATCCGCGGCATCGAGGGCAAGGTCGGCGCGATCGAGTACGCGCGCACCCGCGGGGTGCCGGTGCTCGGCCTGTGCCTCGGCCTGCAGTGCATGGTGATCGAATCGGCCCGGCACCTGGCCGGGATCGAGGACGCCAACTCCGCGGAGTTCGAGGAGAGCACCCGGCATCCGGTGATCTCCACCATGGCCGACCAGCGCGACGTGGTGGCCGGCGAGCGCGACATGGGCGGCACGATGCGCCTGGGTGCCTATCCGGCGAAGCTCAAGGCCGGTTCGCAGGTGGCCAGGGCCTACGGCAGCACCGAGGTGTCCGAACGGCACCGGCACCGCTACGAGGTGAACAACGCCTACCGCGAGCAGCTGTCCGAGGCGGGGCTGGTGTTCTCCGGCACCTCGCCGGACGAGCGGCTGGTCGAGTTCGTGGAGTTGCCCGCGGACGTGCACCCGTTCTTCGTGGGCACGCAGGCGCATCCCGAGCTGAAGAGCCGCCCGACCCGGCCGCACCCGCTGTTCGGCGCGTTCGTGAAAGCCGTGGTGGACCGCAAGGTCGCCGAGCGGCTGCCGGTCACGCTGACCGAACCGCCCGTGGCCGCCCGGTGA